In the Agrobacterium vitis genome, GAGCTTCTCGATATCGGCGATATCGGCATCGATGCAGAAGGGCGCTTTACGGATCTACAAGACCGGGTGATCGACCAGTGTTTCAAGCTCTACCCCTGGGAATTTATGCTGCGCGAGCCGTTTTCCCGGCAATTGGCACGGTCCGGCGATGTGTTTGTCGAACCCGCCTGGAAATCAATCTTGTCCAACAAGGGGCTGCTGCCGCTGCTGTGGCAGCGCCACCCCAACCACCCCAATCTATTGCCTAGCTTTTTTGCCGACGATCCCGCCGCCTCAAGTCTTGGCGACTACGTGCGAAAGCCGCTTCTGTCGCGCGAGGGCGAAAACGTCACGCTTTTCCAAGGTGGCACAGAATCTCTTGTCTCCCCAGGTGGTTACGGCGAGGAAGGATTTATCGTTCAAGCCTATGCGCCTCTGTTTAAGAGCGAGGCGGGCTTTGCCGTGCTCGGCAGCTGGATTGTCGGTGACAGAGCCTGCGCCCTTGGCATCCGCGAGGACAGATCCCGCATCACCGCCAATCTCTCGCGCTTTGTGCCGCATGTGATTGTCTGACATTTTCAGCGGATTTGTCCGAAATCCTATCATACCCTCGCTTCATCCCGCATAACCATGTGCCCAGGAGACACCAATTCATAGCGTCTTTTGGGCGGTTGATAGCCGAGCGGGCGCACCGGGCTTTTCAGCTCTTCGCTGTCCAGATCGCGCCGGATATTTCGGCGGGAAGGATCGGGCACCGGCACGGCTTTCATCAGCTTTCGGGTATAGGGATGTTGCGGATTGGAGAAGACAGCAGCTCTCGGGCCGATCTCGACGATTTCGCCGAGATACATCACAGCGACCCTATGGCTGACCCGCTCCACCACTGCCATGTCGTGGGAAATGAACAGAAAGGCGATTTTCAGGCTGGCTTGCAGATCCATTAGTAGATTGCAGACCTGCGCCTTGATGGACACGTCAAGCGCCGACACACTTTCATCGGCGACGATGACTTTCGGGTTCAGCGCCAGCGCCCTGGCAATGGCAATGCGCTGGCGCTGCCCGCCGGAAAATTCATGCGGATAGCGGTTGGCCATATCGGCGCTGAGGCCCACCCGCTCCATCAGGTCGGCAGCTTTGTCGCGCGCCTGCCGGTGCGTGGCAAGCCGGTGAGTGGTGATCGGCTCGGCCACCGAAGCACCCACCGTCATGCGTGGATTGAGGCTGGCGAAAGGGTCTTGAAAAATCATCTGAATGGAGCGGCGCATCCGGTTGATATCGGGGCCTCGCAGCGACAGAACATCGTAACCATCCAGTTGGACCGAGCCGCTGAGTGGATCGATCAACCGCATGACGGAACGTCCGGTGGTCGATTTTCCGCAGCCCGACTCTCCTACAAGCGATAGTGTTTCGCCCTGGAAAAGATCGAAGGAGACATTCTCCACGGCATGGATCACGCCGGTTTTTCTGCCGAACAACCCACCCTTGATGTCGAACCGCGTCACCAGATCCCGCACCTGGAGAACCGGCGTCAAGCCCCGCTCGACAGTATCGGCGACGACTGTGGGCTCCACCCGTTCGCCGGTCGCCATATCGACGACCGGAAAGCGCCGTGGCCAGGCGGCATCGCCCATTTCCCCCAGGCGTGGAACAGCAGAGAGCAGGGCGCGGGTATAGGGATGCCGGCCCTTGTGAAAAACATCGCTCGTCGTGCCGGTTTCCACCACATCACCGCGAAACATCACCATGGTGCGGTCAGCAATTTCGGCCACCACGCCCATGTCATGGGTGATGAACAGCACCGACATGCCCTCTTCCGCCTGCAATTGCTTGATGAGATCAAGGATCTGGCCCTGGATCGTCACGTCAAGGGCCGTGGTCGGCTCGTCGGCGATCAGGATTTTCGGTTTCAGCGCCAGCGCCATGGCGATCATCACCCGCTGGCGCATTCCGCCCGAAAATTGATGCGGATAATCATCAAACCGCGCCTTGGCATTGGGAATGCGAACCTTGTCCAGCAGGTGGATGGTCTGCGCCCGCGCCTCGCCTTTGGACAGACCTCCATGGGCAATCAAGGCCTCGGAAATCTGCCGGCCGATGGTGAAAATCGGATTGAGGCTGGTCATCGGCTCCTGAAAGATCATCGCCATGTCCCTGCCCCTCACAGCCTGCATGGCCTTGCGCGACACGGTCAGAAGATCGCGGCCCTCAAGAAGAACCTTGCCCGTCATCCGGCTGCTCTGTTCAGCCAGCAGCCGCATGATCGATAGCGATGTCACGCTTTTGCCCGAACCGCTCTCGCCGACAATGGCGAGCGTCTCGCCCGCCATCACATCGAAGGACACATCGCGGACCACGGTTTTCCAGCGTCCATCCACCAGAAACGCGGTATTCAGCCCCTGTACGGACAAGATCGGTGCAGGTGTTTGCGTTTTCATGACAGGTCCTCATTGGTGATCGGGTCTACAGCCCCAGGCGTGACTTATCGTCCAACCGCATAGGCCTGCATCAATCTGGGCGTGGCCGCTGCCCGCAACAGTCCATCGGCATCGCGCCGCGCAGCCGTCAACCGGCCAATAGACCATGGTTCGGCAACGGTCAGGGCATGGCCTCGTCTGGCCAGTTCGGCAATCGTCGCGTCCGGAAAATTCTTCTCCACCATCAGGCTGCCCGGCTCACGGGTGCGCGGATAAAACGATCCGGGGAAATGCGAAGTATGGAACAGCGGCTGATCGATGGCAGCCTGGAGATTGAAGCCATGATGAACATAGCGCAGGAAGAACGACAGCTGCCATTGGTCCTGCTGGTCGCCGCCCGGCGTGCCAAACGACAGGGTGGGACGGCCCTCATGCAACGCGATCGATGGCGTCAGTGTCGTGCGCGGGCGCTTGCCAGGTTGCAGTGAGGTGGGCAGTCCGGGTTTGAGCCAGAACATCTGCGCCCGTGAATTGAGACAGAAGCCCAGCCCCGGCACGATGGGCGAGGATTGCAGCCAGCCGCCGGATGGCGTGACGGAAACCATATTGCCGTCGCGGTCGATCACATCGATATGCACGGTGTCGCCGCGCTTTTCGCTCAAATGCGCCATGGTCGGTTCGAACACCGCCCCGGTTTTCGACGTGGCACCCAACATCTCCATGGTGCGGGTATATTGATCTTCAAAGCCCGCAACCCGGCCCGGCACCAGATCGAAAGACGCCGTCTCACCGATCAATGCGCGACGCTCAGCGGCATAGGCCTCGCTCAGCAAATGCTGCATCGGCACCGTGGCGAAGGCCGGATCGCCATAATAAATCTCCCGGTCGGCATAGGCCAGCTTCATGGCCTCGGTGACGGTGTGAACAAAATCCGGGCCATCGGAGGCCATGGCCGCAATATCGAAGCCTTTCAGGAGAGAAAGAGCCTGCAACAGCACCGGCCCCTGCCCCCATGGTCCGGTCTTGGCCACGGTCCAGCCATGATAGTCAAAGGTTTGCGGCTCCTCTATGGTCGCAGACCACTGCGCCATATCGTCAGCCGTCAGCACGCCTTTGTGGCACGCGCCACTCGCATCCATCACCGCCGTGGATTGGACATAGGCATCAATGCGTTCGGCGACGAAACCACGGTAGAAGGCGTCGCGCGCTGCTTCAATCTGCGCCTCGCGACCGGATTTGGCCTCAGCTTCCGCAATGATCCGCTTCCAGGTCTCGGCCAGAACCGGATTGGTAAACAGGCTATTCGGCTCCGGGGCGAAGCCGCCCGGCAACCAGGTCTGGTGCGAGGTTGGCCAATGCTGTTCGAAGAAGCTGCCAAGTCCCTTGATGGTGGCCGAAACTCTGGCCAGAACCGGATGGCCCTTTTCGGCATAATAAATGGCTGGTTCCAGCACGTCGCGCACGCTCATCGTGCCATAATCGCGCAGCATCAGCATCCAGCCGTCGAAGGCGCCGGGGATAACGGTTGCCAGCAGGCCATCGCCGGGAATGAGATCCAGCCCTTCCACCGTGTAATGCTGGATGGTGGCGCCCGCCGGTGCTGTCCCCTGGGCGCAAATGACCTCCACCTTGTCCTTGTTTTTCGAATAAATCACGGCTGGCATATCGCCGCCCGGACCGCACAGATGCGGCTCGACAACTTGCAGCACGAAACCGGTGGCGACGGCAGCATCGAAGGCGTTGCCGCCCTTTTCAAGTACGGCCATGCCGACGGCAGAGGCAATCCAGTGGGTGGAGGTAACAACGCCAAAGGTGCCGAGAATTTCAGGCCGGGTGGTAAAGTCAGTCATAGCATATATCCCAGAATTGAAATGATGATGTATCTTAGCTGTTTGCGTCAGGACGAGCGCGGATCGAGAACGTCACGCAGCCCGTCCCCCAGGAGATTGAACCCAATGACGACGAGAAAAATCGCACCGCCCGGCCAAATGGCCATCCACGGCGCCTGACTGAGAAAATTCTTGGCGACATTCAGCATCGAGCCCCAGCTGGGCGCTGGCGGCTGCTGTCCAAGCCCCAGAAAAGACAGGCTGGCTTCAGCGATGATCGCAGTGGCGACCGTCAGCGTTGCCTGCACCAGAACCGGCGCCAGGATATTGGGAAAGATGTAACGGCTCATGATCGCAACATGCCCAAGGCCAATGGAGCGGGCGCCCTCCACGTAATCTTCCGTCTTGACGGCCAAAACCTGACCTCGGCTCAACCGGATGAAAGTTGGCAGTGCCGAAAGCCCGATGGCGATCATCGCATTGGTCAGGCTTGGCCCAAGAAAGGCGGCAAGAGCGATGGCCATGATCAGAAAAGGCATTGCCAGGAAGGCCTCGGTGACGCGGGAAATCACCATATCGATCCAGCCGCCGAAATAACCGGAGAGGATGCCAAGCGGAACACCGAGGATGGTGGCAATCGCCACGGAGAAAATTCCTGCGGCCAGCGAAGCACGCGCCCCCCAGATCATCCTGGACATGATATCGCGGCCAAGGTCATCCGTGCCGAACGGGTGGGCCAGCGACGGTGCCTTGCGAATGGCTGACCAGCTCGACGCCAAGGGATCGGCAATGGGCAGCAACGGCGCCAGCAGCGCCACCGTAAGAAAGAACAGGATGATGCCAAGGCCAACCAATGCCGCCTTATTGGCTTTCAGTTTTCGCCAGCCTCTTCCGGATTGGTAGGACGGGGCGGTTGCGGCCTCACTCATGGCTGTCATAGGCTGGCCCTCATGCGAGGATTGAGAAGAAGATAGAGACAATCGGCCATCAGGTTCATGAGGATAAAGCCGATGGCAGTGCAGAGCACGACGCCCTGCACGACGGCATAGTCGCGATTGAACACCGCATCGACGATCAGCTTGCCAAAGCCGGGAATGGTGAAAATCTGCTCCGTCAACACCGCACCGGCCAGCAATTCGCCAAACAACAAGGCCGTCAGCGTGACAATGGGCAAAACGGCATTGCGAAAACTGTGCGACAGGATGACCGAACGTTCGGCCATGCCCTTGGCGCGGGCGGTGCGCACATAATCCGAACTGAGAACCCCCAGCATGGCGGATCGCGTGTGACGCATGATCGATGCCGCCAAGGCATTGCCCAGCACGAAAGACGGCATCAGCATGGTTTTCATCGACATCCATGGGTCGGAGAAGAACGGTTGATAGCCGGAGGCCGGCAGCCAACCAAGCCGGACCGAAACCAGAAGAATGAGCATGATGCCAAGCCAGAAATTCGGGATCGACAGACCAGACAGCGCCACCACGCTTGCCAGGTAATCGATCAGCGTATTCTTCTTGACCGCCGCCAGAATGCCGAGGGCGAGAGCAAAGATCATCGACATGATGGCCAGCTGGCAGGTGACGGGCAATTTCTCGCCGATCAATTCCAGCACGGGCTGGTTGGTTCGCAACGACATGCCGAGATCACCCTTCAGCGCGGCGCCAAGCCACATTACATATTGAACGGGCATCGCATCATTCAGGTGGTATTTCTCGCGCAGGCTTTCCATCACAGCGGGATCGCGGTCTTCTCCCGCCATGATCAGCACCGGATCTCCCGGCAGAAGCTTTTGCAGCGAAAAAACGAAGACAGAAATGATCAGCAGCGTCGGTATGGCCAGCAACAGACGCCGGGCAAGGAAAGTGGGCATGACGGTCTCCGCATGAATGAGGCGTTTGTGTCAGGCGGCGCAGCTGCCGCCTGACAAACATCGCTTCCGGGACAGGATCATCAGAGCGACAAGAAAGACTTCAATTGGCCTTATGCAGGTCCGTCAGGCGGATCATTCCATCCGGTGAAGGCACAAAGCCGGTGATCTTCTTGCTGGACGCCCAGAGCCAGGATTGATGACCGAGATAGATGATCGGCAGATCGTCGTTCAGGATTTCATCGGCCGCATCGTATTTCTGCTTGCGCACGGCTTCATCGGTGGACTGACGTGCTTCGTTCAACAGCGTATCGACGGCGGGATTGCAATATTTGGTATCGTTGATGCCACCCTTGCAGGTGACGAACTGATACAGATTGCCATCCGGGTCCACGCGCCCGGACCAATCCGAACGGCTGATCTGGTAATTTCCAGCCGTCTGCTCGTTAAGCATGGTGGCAAATTCCATCGTCTTCAGTGTCACGTCAAAACCTGCCTCAGCGACCATCGATTGCACGACCTGCATCATCTGTAACACCGTCGCGCTGTTGGAAACCTGCAACTCAATCGGCACCCGGTCAAATCCAGCGGCTTTGACCAGGGCTTTCGCCTTTTCGACATCGCGGGCAGGCACGGGAATCCGCTTATCATACCAAGGGCTAACCGGTGGAAAGGGCTGATTGCCCGCCAGAGCCGTCCCCTCAAAGACGATCTGGTTCAATGCTTCGCGATCAATGGCCAGCGAAAAGGCCTGCCGCAGGCGCTTGTCCTTGCCAAGCGGGTTATTGGCGCGAGGACCATTGCCGATATTAACATACATCGCCATGTAACCGACGCCGACCGCCTGTTCAAAGTCCAGCTTCCCATCGGACTTGATGGAGGCGGCATCGGTCGGCGCCACCCGCTCGATCATGTCGAGATCGCCGGAGCGCAGATTGGCGAGACGCACCGTGCTATCGACAATCGGCAGATAGGTGAGCTTGTTGATGA is a window encoding:
- a CDS encoding ABC transporter permease; translated protein: MTAMSEAATAPSYQSGRGWRKLKANKAALVGLGIILFFLTVALLAPLLPIADPLASSWSAIRKAPSLAHPFGTDDLGRDIMSRMIWGARASLAAGIFSVAIATILGVPLGILSGYFGGWIDMVISRVTEAFLAMPFLIMAIALAAFLGPSLTNAMIAIGLSALPTFIRLSRGQVLAVKTEDYVEGARSIGLGHVAIMSRYIFPNILAPVLVQATLTVATAIIAEASLSFLGLGQQPPAPSWGSMLNVAKNFLSQAPWMAIWPGGAIFLVVIGFNLLGDGLRDVLDPRSS
- a CDS encoding gamma-glutamyltransferase family protein, with product MTDFTTRPEILGTFGVVTSTHWIASAVGMAVLEKGGNAFDAAVATGFVLQVVEPHLCGPGGDMPAVIYSKNKDKVEVICAQGTAPAGATIQHYTVEGLDLIPGDGLLATVIPGAFDGWMLMLRDYGTMSVRDVLEPAIYYAEKGHPVLARVSATIKGLGSFFEQHWPTSHQTWLPGGFAPEPNSLFTNPVLAETWKRIIAEAEAKSGREAQIEAARDAFYRGFVAERIDAYVQSTAVMDASGACHKGVLTADDMAQWSATIEEPQTFDYHGWTVAKTGPWGQGPVLLQALSLLKGFDIAAMASDGPDFVHTVTEAMKLAYADREIYYGDPAFATVPMQHLLSEAYAAERRALIGETASFDLVPGRVAGFEDQYTRTMEMLGATSKTGAVFEPTMAHLSEKRGDTVHIDVIDRDGNMVSVTPSGGWLQSSPIVPGLGFCLNSRAQMFWLKPGLPTSLQPGKRPRTTLTPSIALHEGRPTLSFGTPGGDQQDQWQLSFFLRYVHHGFNLQAAIDQPLFHTSHFPGSFYPRTREPGSLMVEKNFPDATIAELARRGHALTVAEPWSIGRLTAARRDADGLLRAAATPRLMQAYAVGR
- a CDS encoding ABC transporter ATP-binding protein, which gives rise to MKTQTPAPILSVQGLNTAFLVDGRWKTVVRDVSFDVMAGETLAIVGESGSGKSVTSLSIMRLLAEQSSRMTGKVLLEGRDLLTVSRKAMQAVRGRDMAMIFQEPMTSLNPIFTIGRQISEALIAHGGLSKGEARAQTIHLLDKVRIPNAKARFDDYPHQFSGGMRQRVMIAMALALKPKILIADEPTTALDVTIQGQILDLIKQLQAEEGMSVLFITHDMGVVAEIADRTMVMFRGDVVETGTTSDVFHKGRHPYTRALLSAVPRLGEMGDAAWPRRFPVVDMATGERVEPTVVADTVERGLTPVLQVRDLVTRFDIKGGLFGRKTGVIHAVENVSFDLFQGETLSLVGESGCGKSTTGRSVMRLIDPLSGSVQLDGYDVLSLRGPDINRMRRSIQMIFQDPFASLNPRMTVGASVAEPITTHRLATHRQARDKAADLMERVGLSADMANRYPHEFSGGQRQRIAIARALALNPKVIVADESVSALDVSIKAQVCNLLMDLQASLKIAFLFISHDMAVVERVSHRVAVMYLGEIVEIGPRAAVFSNPQHPYTRKLMKAVPVPDPSRRNIRRDLDSEELKSPVRPLGYQPPKRRYELVSPGHMVMRDEARV
- a CDS encoding ABC transporter substrate-binding protein codes for the protein MKLNRVLTALLVTAAFAAPVMAADLKIGLSEDPDVLDPAQSRTFVGRIVYTAMCDKLVDVSPDLKIIPQLATGWAWSEGGKVLTMTLRQGVKFHDETPFNAEAVVATIQRNMTMPESRRKSELASVEKVEAIGSDTVKFTLKAPDSTLLAQLSDRAGMIVSPKAAKELGANFGSHPVCAGPFKFVERVQQDRIVLEKFADYWNKDQIFINKLTYLPIVDSTVRLANLRSGDLDMIERVAPTDAASIKSDGKLDFEQAVGVGYMAMYVNIGNGPRANNPLGKDKRLRQAFSLAIDREALNQIVFEGTALAGNQPFPPVSPWYDKRIPVPARDVEKAKALVKAAGFDRVPIELQVSNSATVLQMMQVVQSMVAEAGFDVTLKTMEFATMLNEQTAGNYQISRSDWSGRVDPDGNLYQFVTCKGGINDTKYCNPAVDTLLNEARQSTDEAVRKQKYDAADEILNDDLPIIYLGHQSWLWASSKKITGFVPSPDGMIRLTDLHKAN
- a CDS encoding ABC transporter permease, with the translated sequence MPTFLARRLLLAIPTLLIISVFVFSLQKLLPGDPVLIMAGEDRDPAVMESLREKYHLNDAMPVQYVMWLGAALKGDLGMSLRTNQPVLELIGEKLPVTCQLAIMSMIFALALGILAAVKKNTLIDYLASVVALSGLSIPNFWLGIMLILLVSVRLGWLPASGYQPFFSDPWMSMKTMLMPSFVLGNALAASIMRHTRSAMLGVLSSDYVRTARAKGMAERSVILSHSFRNAVLPIVTLTALLFGELLAGAVLTEQIFTIPGFGKLIVDAVFNRDYAVVQGVVLCTAIGFILMNLMADCLYLLLNPRMRASL